One genomic region from Amaranthus tricolor cultivar Red isolate AtriRed21 chromosome 12, ASM2621246v1, whole genome shotgun sequence encodes:
- the LOC130828627 gene encoding uncharacterized protein At1g15400-like: protein MDGLQRSAISFRRQGSSGLVWDDKLISGELKPEDNQDQKDDQKIDLRRSKSDGGNRRVYRTVKVEQAEDPPSPRVSGCGFCSVFGKPVAKTDKKKTGKPKHR from the coding sequence ATGGATGGTTTACAAAGATCAGCTATTTCTTTTAGAAGGCAAGGATCATCTGGTCTAGTATGGGATGATAAACTGATATCCGGAGAGCTGAAACCAGAGGATAATCAAGATCAAAAAGATGATCAAAAAATTGATTTAAGAAGAAGTAAATCAGACGGTGGAAATAGGCGGGTATACCGTACTGTAAAGGTCGAGCAAGCAGAGGATCCTCCATCTCCTAGAGTTTCTGGTTGTGGGTTTTGCAGTGTTTTTGGAAAACCTGTTGCTAAAACTGACAAGAAAAAAACTGGTAAGCCGAAGCATagatga